In Verrucomicrobiia bacterium, one genomic interval encodes:
- a CDS encoding efflux RND transporter permease subunit, giving the protein MHSVLHVALRRPLSVMVLVVAVILGASFALTRMARDVFPPLGIPTIYVAQPYGGMDPAQMEGYFTYYYEYHFLYITGIEHVESKSIQGASLMKLQFHPGTDMASAMAETVAYVNRARAFMPPGTPGPFVTRFDAGSVPVGYLVFSTTNVSRTVGQMQDAALNLVRPLFATLPGVSAPPPFGGSARTILVNVKPDRMRAYNVTPDEIVTALTQANLVSPSGNMNLGDHYPLVPVNAVVRNIRDLEAVPLRVKGGAGVFLRDVATVEDGSDLVTSYALVNGRRTVYLPVTKRADASTLSVVELVRKNLAQFQSVVPEDIEVTYEFDQSPVVRRSIRDLIKEGAVGAVLTGLMVLLFLRDWRSAFIVVINIPLALLAASMALWVSGQSINLMTLGGLALAVGILVDEATVTVENIHTHLHRGASVARAALEATRETALPRLLAMLCVLAVFLPAVFMQGAARSLFVPLALAVGFSMIASFLLSSTLVPVLSIWWLRRPGPPGGGTHPTEPQPPDRGGLAGVLTAYGSLLRGVVRLRHGLLPVYLGLTFGVVVGLGRRLGTEIFPTVDSGQLALRLRAPAGTRVEVTEQFALQALDLIGREAGPDNVALTLGLAGVHAPNYPVNLIHLWNGGPEEAHLSIQLRPEARIPIPELRERLRSAFAAQLPELRVSFEPSDIVSRVMSFGSATPVEVAVSGPSLPANREFAEKVATRLRGIPALRDVQIAQSLDFPTVEVDVNRERAGLLGVNMSDVTRSLVAATTSSRFTVPVYWADPGSGIAFSVQVQIPQTETASLEDLRNVPIAGGDGRSTLLRNVASVTPGTAVGQYERYNMARVVSVTANLHGTSLGDVNKEITAALAGLGSPPARTRVDLRGQVVPLQELLDGFRSGIVLAILTIFLLLAANFQSLRLALAVVSTVPAVLAGVVLMLWMTGTTLNLQSAIGAIMAVGVAVANSILLVTFAEMARAAGADRAEAAVQGARERLRAILMTSCAMIAGMIPLALGLGEGGDQTAPLGR; this is encoded by the coding sequence ATGCATTCCGTCCTCCACGTTGCCCTGCGCCGGCCGCTTTCGGTGATGGTTCTGGTGGTGGCCGTGATCCTCGGGGCCTCGTTTGCCCTGACGCGCATGGCCCGCGACGTGTTCCCGCCGCTGGGCATTCCAACCATTTACGTGGCCCAGCCCTATGGCGGTATGGATCCGGCGCAGATGGAGGGGTATTTCACCTACTACTACGAATACCACTTCCTCTACATCACCGGCATCGAGCACGTGGAGTCGAAATCCATCCAGGGCGCCAGCCTGATGAAGCTTCAATTCCACCCCGGTACGGACATGGCGTCCGCGATGGCCGAGACGGTGGCCTACGTCAACCGGGCGCGCGCCTTCATGCCGCCGGGAACGCCCGGGCCGTTCGTGACCCGCTTCGACGCTGGAAGCGTGCCCGTCGGCTATCTGGTGTTCTCGACGACCAACGTCAGTCGGACCGTGGGGCAGATGCAGGATGCGGCCCTGAACCTGGTGCGGCCGCTCTTCGCGACCCTTCCCGGGGTTTCCGCGCCGCCCCCCTTCGGCGGCAGCGCCCGGACGATCCTGGTGAATGTGAAGCCGGACCGGATGCGGGCTTACAACGTGACACCGGACGAGATCGTCACCGCATTAACCCAGGCCAATCTGGTGAGTCCCTCGGGCAACATGAACCTGGGGGACCACTATCCGCTGGTACCGGTCAACGCCGTGGTCCGGAACATCAGGGACCTGGAGGCGGTTCCGCTTCGTGTCAAAGGAGGCGCGGGAGTGTTTCTGCGCGATGTGGCAACCGTCGAGGACGGCAGCGACCTGGTCACCAGCTATGCCCTGGTGAACGGCCGGCGCACGGTATACCTGCCGGTCACCAAGCGCGCGGACGCCTCGACGCTTTCCGTGGTGGAGCTCGTCCGCAAGAATCTTGCGCAATTTCAGTCCGTGGTGCCGGAGGACATCGAGGTCACCTATGAATTTGACCAGTCGCCGGTGGTCCGGCGGTCCATCCGGGACCTGATCAAGGAGGGTGCGGTCGGCGCCGTCCTGACCGGCCTGATGGTGCTGCTGTTTCTGCGCGACTGGCGGAGCGCCTTCATCGTGGTGATCAACATTCCCCTGGCGCTCCTCGCGGCCTCGATGGCGCTTTGGGTCAGCGGACAGAGCATCAACCTGATGACGCTTGGCGGACTCGCCCTCGCCGTGGGAATTCTCGTGGACGAGGCCACGGTGACGGTGGAGAACATCCATACCCATCTGCACCGGGGCGCGTCCGTGGCCCGGGCGGCCCTTGAGGCGACGCGTGAAACGGCATTGCCGCGGCTTCTGGCCATGCTCTGCGTTCTTGCGGTGTTCCTCCCGGCGGTCTTCATGCAGGGGGCCGCCCGGTCCCTTTTCGTGCCCCTCGCCCTGGCGGTGGGGTTTTCGATGATCGCGTCATTCCTGCTCTCCAGCACCCTGGTTCCGGTGCTCAGCATCTGGTGGCTCCGCCGTCCGGGTCCTCCGGGTGGCGGAACGCATCCGACGGAGCCGCAACCGCCGGACCGCGGTGGACTTGCCGGGGTGCTGACGGCGTATGGGAGCCTGCTGCGCGGCGTGGTCCGGCTCCGCCATGGGCTCCTCCCCGTTTACCTGGGGTTGACGTTCGGTGTGGTGGTGGGGCTAGGCCGCCGGCTCGGAACGGAGATCTTCCCGACCGTGGATTCCGGCCAGCTCGCCCTGCGCCTGAGGGCTCCAGCAGGAACGCGCGTCGAGGTCACGGAACAGTTCGCCCTTCAAGCCCTCGACCTGATCGGGAGGGAGGCCGGTCCGGACAACGTGGCCCTGACGCTGGGACTGGCCGGGGTGCATGCACCGAACTATCCGGTGAACCTGATCCATCTCTGGAATGGCGGCCCTGAGGAGGCACATCTGTCCATCCAGCTCCGGCCGGAAGCCCGGATCCCAATCCCCGAGCTGCGGGAGCGGCTGCGCAGTGCGTTTGCGGCGCAGCTCCCGGAGCTTCGGGTCTCGTTCGAGCCGAGCGACATTGTCAGCCGGGTCATGAGTTTTGGGTCGGCGACGCCCGTTGAGGTGGCGGTGAGCGGCCCAAGCCTCCCGGCCAACCGGGAGTTTGCGGAGAAGGTTGCCACGCGGCTCCGCGGGATCCCGGCCCTGCGGGATGTGCAGATTGCGCAATCCCTCGATTTCCCAACGGTGGAGGTGGATGTCAACCGCGAACGGGCGGGCCTCCTGGGCGTGAATATGAGCGACGTGACCCGCTCCCTGGTGGCGGCAACGACCTCCAGCCGCTTCACCGTGCCGGTGTACTGGGCGGATCCGGGTTCGGGCATCGCGTTCTCGGTCCAGGTCCAGATCCCGCAGACCGAAACCGCGTCCTTGGAGGATTTGAGGAACGTCCCGATCGCCGGCGGCGACGGACGCTCCACGCTCCTCCGCAATGTGGCCAGCGTCACGCCGGGCACCGCCGTCGGGCAGTACGAGCGCTACAATATGGCGCGGGTGGTCAGCGTCACCGCCAACCTCCACGGGACGAGCCTCGGCGATGTCAACAAGGAGATCACTGCGGCACTCGCCGGACTCGGGTCGCCGCCGGCGCGAACCCGGGTGGATCTCCGGGGCCAGGTGGTGCCATTGCAGGAGCTGCTGGATGGTTTTCGCTCCGGCATCGTCCTCGCCATCCTCACGATTTTCCTCCTGCTGGCCGCAAACTTCCAGTCGCTCCGGCTGGCGCTGGCGGTGGTGTCCACGGTTCCGGCGGTTCTTGCCGGAGTGGTCCTGATGCTGTGGATGACCGGCACCACGCTGAACCTCCAGTCCGCCATTGGGGCCATCATGGCCGTTGGCGTGGCGGTGGCGAACTCGATCCTGCTCGTCACCTTCGCCGAGATGGCGCGGGCCGCGGGCGCCGACCGCGCCGAGGCGGCGGTGCAGGGTGCGCGGGAACGGCTGCGGGCGATCCTCATGACCAGCTGCGCAATGATTGCGGGCATGATCCCGCTGGCGCTCGGCCTCGGGGAGGGGGGCGACCAGACAGCCCCCCTGGGTCGTTGA